In the genome of Falsirhodobacter halotolerans, the window TTTGCCCGTGCGACAGGGTGTGGACCAGACGGCCCGCCCACGCGGTGCGCCCCTCGGCCGTCAGGACGGCGCGCACCTGCGCCTCCGCCTCGCGCGCGGGGTGGCCCATCTGCCGCAGGCCGAAAGCCAGCTCCTCCTCCACCGTGGGGAAGATGATCTGGTGATCGGGGTTCTGGAACAGGATGCCCAGGGCGCGCAGCGCGGCGCGGCGGTCGGTGGGGTCCGCCCCGTCCACCGTCACGTGCCCGGCGGTGGGCGCGATCAGCCCGGCTATCAGCCGCAAGAGGGTCGATTTCCCCGACCCGTTGCGCCCGAGGATGCCGATACGCCGTTCGGTCAGATGCAGGTCGATCCCCGTCAGGATCGGCACATCCTGCACGGCGTAATCCGCGCCTTCGATCCGTATGCCGTCCATGCCCCACCCCTGCTTTGCCCCCTCCTGTCCCGCGTTTTGCCGCCCGGTGCAAGTTAAGCGCGCGTTAACCATTCTGCCGGATGACAGGCGGATGGACGATATCCACGACACCCTGCGCCTGATCCGGTCCCGCCGCGTGGGGGCCGTCACCTTCCATCGGCTGGTGGAGGAGCATGGGTCCGCCCGCGCGGCGCTGCGCGCGCTGCCCGATCTTGCCCGCGCCTCGGGGGTGGAGGCGTATGAGACTTGCCCCCCCGGCGTGGTGGAGGCGGAGCTGCGGCAGGGCGCGGCGGCGGGGGCCGTGGCGATCGGCTGGGGCGATCCGCGCTATCCGCCCGCGCTGGCCGCGCTGCCCGATGCGCCGCCCGTCCTGTGGGCGATGGGGCGGGTGGACCTGCTGGCCCGGCCCGCCATCGCGCTGGTGGGCGCGCGCAACGCCTCCAGCCTTGGGGTGCGGATGGCGCGGACGCTGGCCTTCGGGCTGGCCGATGCGGGGCATGTCGTCGTGTCGGGGCTGGCGCGCGGGATCGACACCGCCGCCCATGCCAGCGCGCTGGAGGGCGGCACGGTCGCCGTCATGGCGGGCGGGATCGACGTGATCTATCCGGCCGAAAACACTGGCCTTGCCACCTCCATCGCCATCAAGGGCTGCCTTCTGACCGAACAGCCGCCGGGGACGGAGCCGCAGGCGCGGCATTTCCCCCTGCGCAACCGCATCGTGTCGGGCCTGTCGCGCGGGGTGGTGGTGGTGGAGGCGGCGGCCCGGTCGGGCAGCCTGATCACCGCGAAGATGGCGCTGGAGCAGGGACGGGAGGTCTATGCCGTGCCCGGCCATCCGTTCGATGCGCGGGCGGCGGGGTGCAACCAGCTGATCCGTGACGGCGCAACGCTGGTGACCCGCGTGGCCGACGTGCTGGACGGGGTGGGGACGGTTCGCCCGACCCCGGTCCGCCCCGTGGTCGCCGCGCGCCGATCCGCCCCGCCCCCGGCGCCTGCGTTGCCCCCGGCGGCCCCTGCGCCCACGCTTCTCGACCTCCTCGGCCCTGCCCCCGTGGCCGAGGATCAGTTGATCCGGGACCTGGGCCGCCCCCCCGCCGATGTCGCCGCCGAAATCCTGATGCTGGAGCTGGACGGCCGGGTCGAACGGCAGGCGGGCGGGATGCTGGTCCGGGTTCCCGATTGACAAACACGGGCGATCCCCCACATCTAGCCCCGCTGCTGAAGGGAAATGTGCATGGCTGTCGTCGTCGTTGAATCTCCGGCCAAGGCCAAGACGATCAACAAATATCTCGGGTCCGATTACACGGTTCTGGCCTCCTATGGCCATGTGCGCGACCTGCCGCCGAAAAACGGATCGGTCGATACCGACCATGATTTCGCCATGTTGTGGGAGGTGGCGGCCGACAGCAAGAAGCATGTCCGGGCGATCGCCGAGGCGCTGAAGACCGACGACACCCTGATCCTTGCCACCGACCCCGATCGCGAGGGGGAGGCGATCTCGTGGCACCTGCAGGAGGCGCTGGCCTCATCCCTGAAAAAGGGCAAGACGGTGCGCCGCGTGACCTTCAACGCCATCACCAAGGCCGCCGTGCAAGAGGCGATGGCCAAGCCGCGCGACATCGACGCCCCGCTGGTGGAGGCGTATCTGGCCCGCCGCGCGCTGGATTATCTGGTGGGGTTCAACCTGTCGCCCGTCCTGTGGCGCAAGCTGCCCGGCGCGAAATCCGCCGGTCGGGTCCAGTCCGTATGCCTGCGCCTGATCGTGGAGCGGGAGATGGAGATCGAGGCCTTCCGCGCCCGTGAATACTGGAGCGTGAAGGCCCAACTCGTCACCCCGCGCGGGGCCGAGTTCGAGGCGCGCCTGACCGTGCTGGGCGGCAAGAAGCTGGACCGCTACGACATCGCCACCGCCGAGGCGGCGGAACTGGCGGTGCAGGCGGTGACGTCGCGCGATCTGACCGTGCAATCGGTGGAGGCCAAGCCCGCCTCCCGCAACCCCTCCGCGCCCTTCATGACCTCCACCCTGCAGCAGGAAGCCAGCCGCAAGTTCGGCATGGGCGCCAAGGTCTGCATGTCCACCGCCCAACGTCTGTATGAGGCGGGGCACATCACCTATATGCGGACCGACGGCATCGACATGGCCCCCGAGGCGGTGATGGCCGCGCGAGACGAGATCAAGCGCCGCTTCGGCGCGGATTACGTGCCCGACAGTCCGCGCATGTACAAGAACAAGGCCAAGAACGCCCAGGAAGCGCATGAATGCATCCGCCCGACCGAGATGTCGGCCTCTCCCGACAGCCTGCGGCTGGAGCCGGATCAGCGCAAGCTCTATGACCTGATCTGGAAACGCACTCTGGCCAGCCAGATGTCCGCCGCCCGCCTGGAACGCACCACGGTCGATGTCGGCAGTGCCGACGGCCAGGTCACCCTGCGCGCCACGGGGCAGGTGGTGATGTTCGACGGATTCCTCGCGATCTATGAGGAAGGCCGCGACGACGATGGCGAGGATGACGGCCGCCTGCCGCAGATCATGCAGGGCGAGCCGGCCAAGAAGCAGGGTGTGACGCCGGAGCAGCATTTCACCCAGCCCCCGCCGCGTTACACCGAAGCGACGCTGGTCAAGCGGATGGAGGAGTTGGGGATCGGGCGTCCGTCCACCTATGCCTCCGTGCTGACGACGATCCAGGACCGCGATTACGTCCGCAAGGACAAGAACCGCCTGTTCCCCGAGGACAAGGGGCGGCTGGTGACGGCCTTCCTCACCAATTATTTCAAGCGCTATGTCGAATACGATTTCACCGCCGATCTTGAGGCGGAGCTGGATGACGTGTCCGCCGGGGATCGCAACTACAAGGACGTTCTGGCCCGCTTCTGGCGCGATTTCTCCGCCGCCATCGCCGACACGTCGGAGCTGCGGATCGGCGAGGTTCTGACGACCATCGACGACTTCCTTGCGCCGCATCTTTATCCCGCCCGCGCCGACGGATCGGATCCGCGTGAATGCCCCGTGTGCCACGCGGGACGGCTGCACCTGAAAACCTCGCGCGGGGGTGGGGCGTTCATCGGCTGCGGAAACTATCCCGAATGCCGCTACACGCGCCCGATCTCGGTCGCGGGGGATGAGGAGGCGGTGGGCGAGCGTGTGCTGGGCGAGGATCCCGCCGGTCTGCCGGTCTGGCTGAAGACGGGCCGCTTCGGGCCTTATGTCCAGCGCGGCGACGCGACCGAGGACCAGCCCAAGCCCCCGCGCGCCAGCCTGCCCAAAGGCTGGTCGCCCGGCAGCATGGACCTTGAAAAGGCCCTGCGCCTCCTGGATCTTCCGCGCCCCATCGGCCCGCACCCCGAGGATGGTGTGCTGGTCGAGGCGGGGATCGGGCGCTTCGGCCCCTACGTCAAGCATGGCACCAAATACGCCAACCTGCCCGACGTGGACGAGGTGTTCGAGATCGGCATGAACCGCGCGGTGGAGGTTCTGGCTTCCAAGGTGGTGCGCGGCCAGCGCGCGGCGGCGGAACCGTTGAAGGTGCTGGGCGATCACCCCGATGGCGGCGCGATGAGCGTGATGGCCGGACGCTACGGCCCCTATGTCAAATGGGAGAAGGTGTTCGCGACCCTGCCCAAGGACATGGAGCCGGAAGCCGTCACCTTCGAGGAGGCGGTGGTTCTGGTGAACGAGAAGGCGGCGAAGGGCGGCAAGAAGAAGGCCGCGCCGAAGAAGGCCGCCGCCAAGACGACCACCCCCAAGACGACCACCGCCAAGACGGCGAAGGCCCCCGCAAAAAAGGCGGCGGCCAAGAAGCCGGCGGCGAAGAAGCCCGCCGCCAAGAAGACGACCAAGACAGAAGAGTAAGGGGGCCTCGCGCCCCCTTTTTCACAGGCGCGGGTTCAGCAGCTTGCCCATCACGCCCTGCGCGCGGATCACGCCGACCGGCTGCCCGCCTTCGGTCACCGACAGTTCGGTCGCCCCGTCGCGCAGACGCTCCATCACCTCTTTCACCGGGGTTTCCGCGCCGACAGCCGGGGCCGGTGACGTCCCCGCCTCCATCACGTCGCGCGCCCGCAGAACCGACAGCGGGTTCATATGCGCCACGAACTCCGCCACGTAATCCGAGGCGGGATTGGCGATGATGTCGCGGGCGGTGCCGCATTGCACGACCCGCCCGCCTTCCATCAGGGCGATGCGGTTGCCGATCTTGAACGCCTCGTCCAGATCGTGGCTGACGAAGATGATCGTGCGCTTCAGTTTGGATTGCAGGTCCAGAAGTTCGTCCTGCAACCGGCTGCGGATCAAGGGGTCAAGCGCCGAGAACGGCTCGTCCATCAGCAGGATCGGCGCTTCGGTCACGAAGGCGCGGGCCAGGCCCACGCGTTGGCGCATCCCGCCGGACAGTTCGGAAACCTTGTAATCGCCCCATTCCGACAGACCCACCAGATCCAGCTGAGCGTCGACCCGCTGGCGGCGTTCGGCGCGGCCCACGCCGTCCAGTTCCAGCCCCAGACCCACATTCTCGCGCACCGACCGCCAGGGCAGCAGGCCGAAGCCCTGGAACACCATCGCCACGCGACGGCGGCGCAGGCGGCGCAGCTCGGCATCGCGGGCTTGGGTGACCGACACCATCTGCGTGCCGTCGTTGATCGCGATATCGCCGCGCACCACGGGGTTCAGCCCGTTCACCCCGCGCAGCAGGGTCGATTTCCCCGACCCCGACAGGCCCATCAGAACGACGATCTCGCCCTCCTCCACGGTCAGGGAACAGTCGTGGACGCCCAGCGTCTGGCCGGTGGCGGTCTTCACCTCGTCCCGGGACGCGCCCTGATCCATCAGCGGCAGGGCCTTGGCGGGGGCGTCGCCGAAGACGATGGACACCTTGTCGAAAATCACGGACGTCATGTGCGGGTCACCTTCAGCATACGGTCAAGGATGATCGCCACGACGACGATGATGAAGCCCGATTCGAACCCGAGCGAGGTGTTCACCGTGTTCAGCGCCCGCACCACCGGCACGCCCAGACCGTTCGCCCCCACAAGCGCCGCGATGACCACCATCGACAGCGACAGCATGATGGCCTGCGTCAGCCCCGCCATGATCTGGGGCAGGGCGTAAGGCAGTTCCACCTTCCACAACCGCTGGCGACCCGTGGCCCCGAAGCTGTCCGCCGCCTCCAGAAGGGCGGGCGGGGTGGAGCCGATGCCGAGGGCCGTCAGCCGGATCGGGGCGGGCAACACGAAGATGACGGTGGCCAACAGGCCCGGCACCATGCCCAGGCCGAAGAACACGATCGCCGGGATCAGATAGACGAAGGTCGGCAGCGTCTGCATCAGGTCCAGAAGCGGGGTGATCGCCCGCTGCAGGCGGGGCCGGTGGGCGGCCGCGATGCCGATGGGCACCCCGATGACCATGCAGGTCGCACAGGCGATCAGGATCAGCGACAGGCTTTCCATCGTCGGATCCCAATATCCCTGGTTCAGGATGAACAACAGCCCCGCCAGCACCAGAAGACAGGTCTTCCAAGTGCGCTGGATCACATAGGTCAGGCCCACCATCGCCGCGACGACGATCAGGGGATGCGCCCCCTGAAGCACGAACAGGACGCCGTCGATCAGCCCCCCCATGACGTCCGAAATGAACGAGAACACGACGCCCCCGTTGGCGTTCAGCCAATCGAAAGCCTGTTTCGCCCATCGTCCGACGGGTATCTTGTGATCGGTCAGCAGGTCCAGCATTCAGCGTCCTTCGCTATGTTTCGGCGGCCCCG includes:
- a CDS encoding energy-coupling factor ABC transporter ATP-binding protein, which codes for MDGIRIEGADYAVQDVPILTGIDLHLTERRIGILGRNGSGKSTLLRLIAGLIAPTAGHVTVDGADPTDRRAALRALGILFQNPDHQIIFPTVEEELAFGLRQMGHPAREAEAQVRAVLTAEGRTAWAGRLVHTLSHGQKQYLCLLAILMMGPRTILLDEPFAALDLPSRIALRRRLAALPQRLITITHDPEAVMECDRVLWLEGGRIQDDGPPARLLPAFVARMEHLAGDAL
- the dprA gene encoding DNA-processing protein DprA, coding for MDDIHDTLRLIRSRRVGAVTFHRLVEEHGSARAALRALPDLARASGVEAYETCPPGVVEAELRQGAAAGAVAIGWGDPRYPPALAALPDAPPVLWAMGRVDLLARPAIALVGARNASSLGVRMARTLAFGLADAGHVVVSGLARGIDTAAHASALEGGTVAVMAGGIDVIYPAENTGLATSIAIKGCLLTEQPPGTEPQARHFPLRNRIVSGLSRGVVVVEAAARSGSLITAKMALEQGREVYAVPGHPFDARAAGCNQLIRDGATLVTRVADVLDGVGTVRPTPVRPVVAARRSAPPPAPALPPAAPAPTLLDLLGPAPVAEDQLIRDLGRPPADVAAEILMLELDGRVERQAGGMLVRVPD
- the topA gene encoding type I DNA topoisomerase, producing MAVVVVESPAKAKTINKYLGSDYTVLASYGHVRDLPPKNGSVDTDHDFAMLWEVAADSKKHVRAIAEALKTDDTLILATDPDREGEAISWHLQEALASSLKKGKTVRRVTFNAITKAAVQEAMAKPRDIDAPLVEAYLARRALDYLVGFNLSPVLWRKLPGAKSAGRVQSVCLRLIVEREMEIEAFRAREYWSVKAQLVTPRGAEFEARLTVLGGKKLDRYDIATAEAAELAVQAVTSRDLTVQSVEAKPASRNPSAPFMTSTLQQEASRKFGMGAKVCMSTAQRLYEAGHITYMRTDGIDMAPEAVMAARDEIKRRFGADYVPDSPRMYKNKAKNAQEAHECIRPTEMSASPDSLRLEPDQRKLYDLIWKRTLASQMSAARLERTTVDVGSADGQVTLRATGQVVMFDGFLAIYEEGRDDDGEDDGRLPQIMQGEPAKKQGVTPEQHFTQPPPRYTEATLVKRMEELGIGRPSTYASVLTTIQDRDYVRKDKNRLFPEDKGRLVTAFLTNYFKRYVEYDFTADLEAELDDVSAGDRNYKDVLARFWRDFSAAIADTSELRIGEVLTTIDDFLAPHLYPARADGSDPRECPVCHAGRLHLKTSRGGGAFIGCGNYPECRYTRPISVAGDEEAVGERVLGEDPAGLPVWLKTGRFGPYVQRGDATEDQPKPPRASLPKGWSPGSMDLEKALRLLDLPRPIGPHPEDGVLVEAGIGRFGPYVKHGTKYANLPDVDEVFEIGMNRAVEVLASKVVRGQRAAAEPLKVLGDHPDGGAMSVMAGRYGPYVKWEKVFATLPKDMEPEAVTFEEAVVLVNEKAAKGGKKKAAPKKAAAKTTTPKTTTAKTAKAPAKKAAAKKPAAKKPAAKKTTKTEE
- the choV gene encoding choline ABC transporter ATP-binding protein, with protein sequence MTSVIFDKVSIVFGDAPAKALPLMDQGASRDEVKTATGQTLGVHDCSLTVEEGEIVVLMGLSGSGKSTLLRGVNGLNPVVRGDIAINDGTQMVSVTQARDAELRRLRRRRVAMVFQGFGLLPWRSVRENVGLGLELDGVGRAERRQRVDAQLDLVGLSEWGDYKVSELSGGMRQRVGLARAFVTEAPILLMDEPFSALDPLIRSRLQDELLDLQSKLKRTIIFVSHDLDEAFKIGNRIALMEGGRVVQCGTARDIIANPASDYVAEFVAHMNPLSVLRARDVMEAGTSPAPAVGAETPVKEVMERLRDGATELSVTEGGQPVGVIRAQGVMGKLLNPRL
- the choW gene encoding choline ABC transporter permease subunit — its product is MLDLLTDHKIPVGRWAKQAFDWLNANGGVVFSFISDVMGGLIDGVLFVLQGAHPLIVVAAMVGLTYVIQRTWKTCLLVLAGLLFILNQGYWDPTMESLSLILIACATCMVIGVPIGIAAAHRPRLQRAITPLLDLMQTLPTFVYLIPAIVFFGLGMVPGLLATVIFVLPAPIRLTALGIGSTPPALLEAADSFGATGRQRLWKVELPYALPQIMAGLTQAIMLSLSMVVIAALVGANGLGVPVVRALNTVNTSLGFESGFIIVVVAIILDRMLKVTRT